From one Henriciella marina DSM 19595 genomic stretch:
- a CDS encoding TrkH family potassium uptake protein codes for MQIRAVIFAIGIMVALLGAAMIPSALLDIADRSDQWPIFLVSAAVSILIGAGLAVLSGGAPPSTGAREAFLLTVVIWIALPLIATIPFISYGMSFTDSMFEAVSGLTTTGATVLTGLDSTPRGILLWRAILQWIGGIGIIVTAIVILPMLRVGGMQLFQIESSDMSGKFLPRITEITAQTGIVYLIISVVCAITYAACGMTAFDAIAHSMTTMSAGGYSTHDASFAYFSDTPAAYAATFFMFVAGLPFSLLTLAILHGRWRPFISDPQPRLYFWVAILFSLVIVIWHEAVVDPPVFDHVFHGFRQALFNIISIMTGTGYASAPYDTWGKPVVVIFLVATFLGGCAGSAACGIKMFRLEISFKAVAAYAAQIVRPNRIVRVRYAGRVVSSDTLQSVMVFVFLYMATFIIAAILLSMTGMDALSAISGAATSVSNVGPGLGPEIGPSGTFQNIPETAKWVCLTAMLLGRLEFVSVFTLMTARFWRG; via the coding sequence ATGCAGATTCGAGCTGTCATATTTGCCATAGGCATCATGGTTGCCCTGCTCGGCGCCGCCATGATCCCGTCAGCGCTGCTCGACATCGCAGACCGGTCCGATCAATGGCCGATATTCCTGGTTTCTGCAGCGGTCAGCATTCTGATAGGCGCAGGTCTCGCCGTCCTGTCGGGCGGCGCGCCTCCCTCGACAGGAGCGCGTGAGGCGTTCCTGCTGACCGTGGTGATCTGGATCGCTCTGCCCCTGATCGCGACCATACCCTTCATCAGTTACGGGATGAGCTTCACCGATTCCATGTTCGAGGCGGTGTCCGGTCTGACCACAACCGGCGCCACCGTGTTGACGGGGCTGGATTCCACGCCGCGCGGTATCCTTCTCTGGCGCGCCATCCTGCAATGGATTGGCGGCATCGGCATTATCGTGACCGCAATCGTGATCCTGCCCATGCTGCGCGTTGGCGGCATGCAACTTTTCCAGATCGAAAGCTCCGATATGTCCGGCAAATTCCTGCCGCGCATTACTGAAATCACGGCGCAGACGGGTATCGTCTATCTGATCATCTCCGTGGTCTGCGCCATCACCTATGCTGCGTGCGGAATGACGGCCTTCGATGCCATCGCCCATTCCATGACCACGATGTCGGCGGGCGGATATTCAACGCATGACGCCTCCTTTGCCTATTTCAGCGATACGCCGGCCGCCTATGCGGCGACCTTCTTCATGTTCGTCGCCGGCCTGCCATTCAGCCTGCTGACCCTGGCGATCCTGCACGGGCGATGGCGCCCCTTCATCAGCGACCCCCAGCCCAGGCTCTATTTCTGGGTCGCGATCCTCTTTTCGCTCGTCATCGTCATCTGGCATGAGGCGGTCGTCGACCCGCCCGTTTTCGACCACGTCTTCCATGGCTTCAGGCAGGCGCTGTTCAACATCATCTCGATCATGACGGGAACGGGCTATGCGTCCGCGCCATATGACACCTGGGGCAAACCGGTGGTTGTGATCTTTCTGGTGGCCACTTTTCTCGGCGGGTGCGCCGGGTCTGCGGCGTGTGGCATCAAGATGTTCAGGCTGGAGATCAGCTTCAAGGCTGTCGCCGCCTATGCCGCCCAGATCGTTCGCCCGAACCGCATTGTGCGTGTGCGCTATGCCGGGCGCGTCGTTTCTTCCGACACGCTGCAATCGGTCATGGTGTTTGTCTTTCTCTATATGGCGACCTTCATCATCGCCGCGATCCTTCTCTCGATGACCGGCATGGATGCGCTTTCTGCGATTTCGGGTGCCGCGACGAGCGTCTCGAATGTCGGCCCGGGGCTCGGCCCGGAGATCGGCCCATCGGGAACGTTCCAGAACATACCCGAGACCGCAAAATGGGTTTGCCTGACCGCGATGCTGCTTGGCCGCCTTGAATTCGTTTCCGTCTTTACCCTGATGACAGCCCGCTTCTGGCGCGGCTGA
- a CDS encoding GcrA family cell cycle regulator gives MSWTEDRVDVLKKLWAEGHSASQIAKQLGGVTRNAVIGKVHRLGLSGRATPSRPVKRPPRLARPKPQVQADGALQVQASASPEDTQIRRSAQQAIQSVLAPAPVADGEAATILTLRDSMCKWPIGDPADPQFAFCGRKSDCGPYCTEHAKVAFQPQRKRERKSSDEQQARKIAG, from the coding sequence ATGTCTTGGACCGAAGATCGCGTCGATGTTCTGAAGAAACTGTGGGCTGAAGGTCATTCAGCCAGCCAGATCGCAAAGCAACTGGGTGGCGTGACCCGTAATGCCGTGATCGGGAAAGTCCATCGGCTTGGCCTGTCTGGCCGCGCAACGCCGTCACGGCCTGTGAAGCGCCCACCGCGCCTGGCGAGACCGAAGCCGCAGGTGCAGGCAGATGGAGCGTTGCAGGTTCAGGCCTCAGCATCACCGGAAGATACGCAGATTCGCCGTTCGGCTCAGCAGGCGATTCAGTCTGTTCTGGCCCCGGCGCCGGTTGCAGATGGTGAAGCAGCAACCATTCTCACGCTCCGCGACTCCATGTGCAAATGGCCAATCGGTGATCCGGCGGATCCTCAATTTGCCTTCTGCGGTCGCAAGTCGGACTGCGGTCCGTACTGCACCGAGCACGCAAAAGTGGCGTTCCAGCCGCAGCGCAAGCGCGAACGCAAGTCCAGCGACGAGCAGCAGGCGCGCAAGATCGCGGGCTAG
- the rsmH gene encoding 16S rRNA (cytosine(1402)-N(4))-methyltransferase RsmH, whose amino-acid sequence MGHVPVLLDEVVEGLRPQAGNIIVDGTLGGGGYTRAILAAADCRVIGIDRDETAIARANASSEYDGRLIPVLGCFGDMAALVAAAGHDQVDGITLDLGVSSFQIDEAERGFSFMRDGPLDMRMGKEGPSAADVVNSLPEKALADIIFRLGEEKQSRRIARSISARRLKAPFTTTLDLAAHIEDAMGGRRGARTHPATRSFQAIRMFVNDELGELARALDACEAVMRPGGRLAIVTFHSLEDRMVKQFLKERAGQTGGGSRYLPAPEAGRTPSFELTQRKPIEPSETETRDNPRARSAKLRLAVRTDAPAWGEPVDTGLNLPDLASVEASS is encoded by the coding sequence ATGGGTCACGTTCCGGTTCTTCTTGATGAGGTCGTGGAAGGTCTTCGCCCGCAGGCAGGCAACATTATCGTCGATGGCACGCTCGGCGGGGGCGGCTATACACGTGCAATCCTCGCGGCGGCGGACTGCCGCGTCATCGGCATCGACCGCGACGAGACAGCCATCGCGAGGGCAAATGCGTCCTCCGAATATGATGGGCGCCTTATCCCAGTCCTTGGGTGTTTCGGGGACATGGCGGCGCTCGTGGCTGCTGCGGGCCATGACCAGGTTGATGGCATTACCCTAGATCTCGGTGTCTCATCCTTTCAGATCGACGAGGCCGAACGCGGCTTTTCGTTCATGCGCGACGGACCGCTGGACATGCGGATGGGCAAGGAAGGACCATCGGCGGCTGATGTCGTCAATTCACTGCCGGAAAAGGCGCTTGCGGATATCATCTTCCGTCTCGGCGAAGAAAAGCAGTCGCGCCGCATCGCGCGGTCGATTTCTGCGCGCCGTCTTAAGGCTCCATTCACCACAACCCTCGATCTTGCAGCTCATATAGAAGATGCAATGGGCGGGCGCCGGGGCGCGCGGACGCATCCAGCGACCAGGTCATTTCAGGCGATCAGGATGTTCGTCAACGATGAATTGGGAGAGCTCGCAAGAGCTCTGGATGCCTGCGAGGCAGTGATGAGGCCAGGAGGCCGGCTCGCCATTGTGACTTTCCACTCGTTGGAGGACAGAATGGTCAAGCAGTTCTTGAAGGAGCGGGCTGGCCAGACGGGAGGTGGTTCACGCTACCTGCCTGCGCCAGAAGCCGGCCGTACGCCAAGTTTCGAACTCACCCAGAGAAAGCCGATCGAGCCATCGGAAACAGAGACGCGCGACAATCCACGCGCGCGCTCGGCCAAGCTTAGGCTGGCTGTGCGTACGGATGCGCCGGCCTGGGGCGAGCCCGTCGATACAGGGCTCAACCTGCCGGATCTTGCCAGCGTGGAGGCGTCATCATGA
- a CDS encoding cation:proton antiporter domain-containing protein, with protein sequence MADAATAPVDALIPAMTLLAAGGAAALASKALKLSPIVGYLAVGILIGPHVFGLIEESSTTHLLAELGVVFLLFDIGLHVSLRELRESQRDLMGLAPAHLVLTSIPFTIALTMFGLDWPIALALGISFGLSSTAVVSRVIVERGLGSCPLGRSATHVLIFQDIIAIFLLIFANSLGGDGDGVQLAMTMAKAAGLALLAFGVAFAAGHYLMGPVLRGLAQTRNQEAFTAVTLLLVLGAASATAYLGLSLTLGAFLAGLAVSGTAFRHQVQMETGPFRGLLLSFFFMSVGLSVDLGVLINRWPVVLGVTVAILVVKTLTGFAAARLNQWSNPGSIQLSFLLAQGSEFTLVVLSILVVATNAVPPVLDTIAVASIALSLAIAPFWAAGGMKLSRKVANMFKGQTRSVNETTPIGPDRPVIIFGMTREGRLAADALADHSIPHVCLDAEPERFVSAIADGYKVSFGNAANLRLVEAVAGRNPRAVVIGAPRYEVSRDLTPAAQREFPDTPRFVSVDNEADRRRFANLGMRAWLAMGEPKGIEMAADILRQLGVTEAKVANWMSREADRFEVDEPQDLGESVETEAA encoded by the coding sequence ATGGCGGATGCCGCAACAGCACCAGTCGATGCACTTATCCCGGCCATGACGCTTCTGGCGGCCGGTGGCGCAGCGGCACTTGCCTCCAAAGCCCTCAAACTCTCTCCCATTGTCGGGTATCTGGCTGTCGGCATTCTGATCGGCCCGCACGTCTTCGGACTGATCGAGGAAAGCTCGACAACGCATCTGCTCGCAGAGCTTGGCGTTGTTTTCCTCCTTTTTGATATCGGCCTGCACGTTTCGCTGCGGGAGCTGCGCGAAAGCCAGCGTGACCTGATGGGGCTCGCGCCCGCGCACCTTGTCCTGACCAGTATTCCCTTCACCATCGCCCTGACGATGTTCGGTCTGGACTGGCCCATCGCACTTGCGCTTGGCATATCGTTTGGCCTCTCCTCGACGGCGGTTGTCTCGCGCGTCATAGTGGAGCGCGGCCTTGGCTCGTGCCCGCTTGGCCGGTCGGCCACGCATGTCCTGATCTTCCAGGACATAATCGCGATCTTCCTTCTGATCTTTGCCAACTCTCTCGGAGGAGACGGCGACGGCGTGCAGCTCGCCATGACGATGGCAAAAGCTGCGGGCCTTGCGCTGCTTGCGTTCGGGGTCGCGTTCGCGGCCGGTCATTACCTTATGGGGCCGGTCCTGCGCGGTCTTGCCCAGACCCGTAACCAGGAAGCGTTCACAGCCGTCACCCTTCTGCTTGTGCTCGGCGCAGCATCGGCCACCGCCTATCTTGGTCTGTCACTGACCCTTGGCGCCTTCCTTGCGGGTCTTGCCGTGTCCGGGACGGCCTTCCGCCACCAGGTTCAGATGGAGACGGGGCCATTCCGCGGCCTGCTCCTCTCCTTCTTTTTCATGTCGGTCGGCCTGTCGGTAGATCTTGGCGTGCTGATCAATCGCTGGCCCGTTGTCCTTGGAGTGACCGTCGCCATTCTGGTCGTGAAAACACTGACGGGCTTTGCTGCGGCCAGGCTTAACCAATGGAGCAATCCCGGTAGCATCCAGCTCTCTTTCCTGCTGGCCCAAGGCTCCGAATTTACGCTGGTTGTCCTGTCGATCCTTGTGGTCGCAACCAATGCGGTGCCCCCTGTCCTCGACACGATCGCAGTTGCCTCCATCGCCCTGTCGCTGGCGATTGCGCCCTTCTGGGCGGCAGGCGGCATGAAGCTCTCCCGCAAGGTCGCAAACATGTTCAAGGGGCAGACCCGTTCTGTGAACGAGACGACGCCGATCGGTCCGGACAGACCTGTGATCATTTTCGGCATGACGCGCGAAGGCCGTCTCGCCGCCGATGCGCTGGCCGATCACAGTATCCCGCATGTCTGTCTCGACGCAGAGCCTGAGCGTTTCGTGTCGGCCATTGCTGACGGTTACAAGGTGTCGTTCGGGAACGCCGCCAACTTACGACTTGTCGAAGCGGTCGCCGGGCGCAATCCGCGCGCCGTGGTTATCGGGGCCCCTCGCTACGAAGTTTCCCGTGACCTGACACCCGCCGCGCAGCGCGAGTTTCCAGACACGCCACGCTTTGTCTCCGTCGATAATGAGGCAGACCGGCGCCGCTTTGCCAATCTCGGCATGCGCGCATGGCTCGCCATGGGAGAACCCAAAGGCATCGAGATGGCCGCCGATATCCTCCGCCAGCTCGGCGTAACGGAGGCGAAAGTCGCAAACTGGATGTCCCGGGAAGCTGACCGGTTCGAGGTCGATGAGCCGCAAGACCTCGGTGAAAGCGTTGAAACCGAAGCGGCCTAG
- a CDS encoding glutamate-5-semialdehyde dehydrogenase — protein MTRIMQSSETSLADTMLEMGQRARAASTRLSHLGGEDRSRGLLAMADALETSTEDILKANARDMAAGKEKGLSDAMLDRLLLTPERTRATADAVRKIAGLPDPVGETIANWTVPSGLDISRVRTPLGVIGIIYESRPNVTADASALCLRSGNAAILRAGSESLNSALAIATALRSGLKGAGLPADAIQLVATREREAVGHMLTGLGGNLDVVVPRGGKGLVARVQEEARIPVIGHLEGLCHAYVDGDADAEKAINIVYNAKLRRTGICGALETLLINETVASQLLPAIAAPLRDGGCELRGDAAAREILPDMTPAKEEDWRTEYLAPILSVRIVKGLDEALGHISRYGTGHTECIITENTSTAERFLREVDAGIVLHNASTQFADGGEFGMGAEIGIATGRIHARGPVGAEQLTTFKYVVRGNGQTRP, from the coding sequence ATGACACGCATCATGCAATCTTCCGAAACCAGCCTTGCCGATACGATGCTGGAAATGGGGCAGCGCGCACGCGCCGCCTCGACAAGGCTATCGCATCTTGGCGGTGAGGACCGCAGTAGGGGCCTTCTGGCCATGGCTGATGCCCTGGAGACGTCCACCGAGGACATTCTGAAGGCCAATGCCCGCGACATGGCGGCCGGCAAGGAAAAAGGCCTGAGCGATGCAATGCTCGACAGGCTGCTGCTGACGCCAGAGCGCACGCGCGCCACGGCAGATGCGGTTCGCAAGATTGCCGGCCTTCCAGACCCGGTCGGCGAGACCATTGCGAACTGGACCGTGCCATCTGGTCTCGACATCTCACGCGTGCGCACGCCCCTCGGCGTGATCGGCATCATCTACGAATCCCGTCCGAATGTGACGGCTGACGCATCGGCGCTCTGCCTCAGATCAGGCAATGCCGCGATCCTGCGCGCTGGCAGCGAAAGCCTCAATTCTGCGCTCGCGATCGCAACGGCGCTGCGCTCCGGGCTGAAAGGCGCAGGCCTGCCCGCCGATGCCATCCAGCTTGTCGCGACGCGTGAGCGCGAAGCCGTCGGCCATATGTTAACGGGTCTCGGCGGCAATCTCGACGTCGTCGTGCCTCGCGGCGGCAAGGGTCTGGTTGCCCGCGTCCAGGAGGAGGCCCGCATCCCTGTCATCGGTCACCTCGAAGGCCTCTGCCACGCTTATGTCGATGGCGATGCCGATGCGGAGAAGGCCATCAATATCGTTTACAATGCCAAGCTGAGGCGCACAGGTATCTGCGGCGCGCTGGAAACCCTGCTGATCAATGAAACGGTCGCAAGTCAGCTTCTTCCTGCAATTGCAGCGCCGCTTCGCGATGGCGGCTGCGAGCTGCGCGGCGATGCCGCTGCTCGCGAAATCCTGCCCGACATGACCCCCGCAAAGGAAGAAGACTGGCGCACGGAATATCTTGCGCCAATCCTCTCGGTCCGGATTGTGAAAGGGCTGGACGAGGCGCTAGGCCATATCTCGCGCTATGGCACCGGGCATACCGAGTGCATCATCACCGAGAACACATCGACGGCCGAACGCTTCCTTCGTGAGGTCGATGCAGGGATCGTTCTACACAACGCGTCGACCCAGTTCGCCGATGGCGGTGAGTTCGGAATGGGCGCGGAAATCGGCATCGCTACAGGCCGCATTCATGCCCGCGGCCCCGTCGGCGCCGAACAGCTGACGACATTCAAATATGTCGTTCGCGGTAACGGCCAGACGCGCCCATAG
- a CDS encoding septum formation initiator family protein, with the protein MSRRAFLVGLGIMALLIFSLYRAKYGARDSADQIAEIEAEIDEAVSERMILLGELSHLSRQEWVEEYARNQLGMVPPRADQFIREQDLPHVLGPVDEMNVAGQDGEPGSARHGGER; encoded by the coding sequence ATGAGCCGCCGCGCATTTCTGGTCGGGCTGGGCATCATGGCCCTCCTGATCTTCAGTCTCTACCGGGCCAAATACGGCGCGCGCGACAGCGCCGACCAGATCGCCGAGATCGAAGCCGAGATCGACGAAGCCGTAAGCGAGCGCATGATCCTGCTGGGTGAGCTAAGCCACCTGTCGCGGCAGGAATGGGTCGAGGAGTATGCCCGCAATCAGCTTGGCATGGTGCCGCCGCGCGCCGACCAGTTCATTCGTGAGCAGGATCTTCCCCATGTCCTCGGTCCCGTCGATGAGATGAATGTTGCAGGCCAGGATGGCGAGCCAGGCAGTGCTCGGCATGGGGGCGAGCGATGA
- the nadD gene encoding nicotinate (nicotinamide) nucleotide adenylyltransferase, whose amino-acid sequence MSNSTVPFLPPVRTLPPSQTDQRIGLFGGSFDPPHSGHRHVAITAMKRLHLDWVYWLPARGNPLKSEPADFYDRVHAVRELIGHHPRMFVSDFEHWAGLRYTADVVRGFAANCPRANFVWLMGADSLQNFHDWKNWQTVAAALPLCVVSRPNAGPRALRSPFARRYAANRLPERDAALLPFEAPPAWVYLKAPFDPSSSTQLRTHRQKS is encoded by the coding sequence GTGAGTAATTCCACAGTCCCATTCCTGCCGCCTGTGCGCACACTGCCCCCGTCACAGACCGACCAGCGCATCGGCCTTTTCGGGGGCTCATTCGATCCGCCCCATTCAGGCCATCGGCACGTTGCGATAACAGCCATGAAGCGGCTTCATCTCGACTGGGTGTACTGGCTGCCCGCGCGCGGAAATCCGCTGAAAAGCGAGCCCGCAGATTTCTATGACCGGGTTCATGCAGTGCGCGAGCTTATCGGGCATCACCCGCGCATGTTTGTCAGCGATTTCGAACACTGGGCGGGCCTGCGTTACACGGCAGATGTCGTGCGCGGCTTTGCGGCCAATTGCCCGCGAGCAAACTTCGTCTGGCTGATGGGGGCCGACAGCCTGCAGAACTTTCACGACTGGAAGAACTGGCAGACCGTCGCTGCGGCCCTGCCCCTTTGCGTCGTCTCGAGGCCGAATGCAGGACCCCGCGCCCTTCGATCCCCATTCGCCAGACGCTATGCCGCCAACAGGCTTCCCGAGCGCGATGCCGCCTTGCTGCCATTCGAGGCGCCGCCAGCCTGGGTTTACCTCAAGGCCCCCTTTGATCCGTCATCGTCAACGCAGCTGCGAACGCACAGGCAAAAAAGCTAG
- the rlmH gene encoding 23S rRNA (pseudouridine(1915)-N(3))-methyltransferase RlmH gives MRITIIAVGRIKKGPERDLFDDYLNRFRKAGRQLGFRSADLIEVDSSGGLDAEADRLLSKIPSGARSIRLDEFGEQYTSTAFSSFLSTERDKGLTDLCFMIGGAEGYGEAVRRAVPQTMAFGVQTWPHRLVRVMLAEQLYRAASLEAGLPYHKA, from the coding sequence GTGCGTATCACGATCATTGCCGTCGGCCGTATCAAGAAGGGGCCGGAGCGCGACCTCTTCGACGATTATCTCAACCGTTTCAGGAAGGCCGGGCGACAGCTCGGCTTTCGCAGCGCTGACCTCATAGAGGTCGACTCGTCCGGCGGGCTCGACGCGGAAGCTGACCGTCTTCTCTCCAAAATACCATCTGGTGCGCGCTCGATCCGCCTTGATGAATTTGGCGAGCAATACACATCCACCGCCTTCTCCAGCTTTCTTTCCACCGAGCGTGATAAGGGTCTGACCGATCTATGTTTCATGATTGGCGGCGCTGAAGGCTATGGCGAAGCGGTGCGCCGGGCCGTCCCGCAGACTATGGCCTTTGGCGTTCAAACGTGGCCTCACCGCCTGGTGCGGGTCATGCTGGCAGAACAGCTCTACCGCGCCGCCAGCCTCGAAGCAGGCCTTCCCTACCACAAGGCCTGA
- a CDS encoding TorF family putative porin, with the protein MFKSFTRLAVAAAAAATMATPALAQDEGEWSGNVTLTSNYVFRGITQTDEAPMVQGGFDWASDSFYVGTWASGVDFGDGTSTEIDLYAGWTPTVGAFDLDLGVIYYWYPDAPDNPEQNFFEAYAGASTTLGDTVEVGASVAYSPEFYLEIGDAFYYAASIGIPLSEMFSVDATVGYSDFVDAGGDYTDYSLGLTTSLEGFDLDFRFIGTDDDAFDEYFVVSVSRSL; encoded by the coding sequence ATGTTCAAATCATTCACACGTCTGGCCGTTGCGGCCGCTGCAGCTGCGACTATGGCCACGCCTGCTCTCGCGCAGGATGAGGGGGAATGGAGCGGCAACGTTACGCTCACGTCCAACTACGTTTTCCGTGGGATCACCCAAACCGATGAAGCCCCGATGGTTCAGGGCGGCTTCGACTGGGCGAGCGACAGCTTCTACGTTGGCACCTGGGCGTCTGGCGTCGACTTCGGCGACGGCACGTCAACTGAGATCGACCTCTACGCAGGCTGGACACCGACCGTTGGTGCCTTCGACCTCGATCTTGGTGTCATCTATTACTGGTATCCGGATGCGCCGGACAATCCAGAGCAGAACTTCTTCGAGGCCTATGCCGGCGCAAGCACGACCCTCGGCGATACGGTGGAAGTCGGCGCGTCCGTTGCCTACTCGCCAGAGTTCTATCTCGAAATCGGTGACGCCTTCTACTACGCTGCAAGCATTGGCATTCCGCTCAGCGAGATGTTCTCTGTCGATGCGACGGTCGGCTATTCCGACTTTGTCGACGCTGGCGGCGACTACACCGACTACTCGCTTGGTCTGACCACCTCGCTTGAAGGGTTCGATCTCGACTTCCGCTTCATCGGCACGGATGATGATGCATTCGACGAGTATTTCGTCGTCTCAGTCAGCCGGTCGCTCTAA
- the rsfS gene encoding ribosome silencing factor — MPSSSPQPLKAAKANVDDIRALADTVINSLEDDKAEDIISIDLQGKSSLADVMVIASGRSARHVASIADHLAQTMKDATGRPIKVEGMPNADWVLLDIGDIIVHLFRPEVRSFYNLEKIWSDGSTHGHA; from the coding sequence CTGCCTTCTTCAAGCCCGCAGCCGTTAAAGGCCGCCAAAGCCAATGTCGATGACATTCGCGCCCTCGCGGACACGGTTATCAATAGTCTCGAAGACGATAAGGCCGAGGACATCATCTCGATTGATCTTCAGGGAAAATCTTCCCTCGCCGACGTGATGGTCATCGCGTCAGGTCGTTCGGCCCGTCACGTTGCTTCCATTGCAGACCACCTCGCGCAGACCATGAAGGATGCGACCGGCCGCCCCATCAAGGTTGAGGGGATGCCGAATGCTGACTGGGTTCTGCTCGATATTGGCGACATCATTGTCCACCTCTTCCGCCCGGAAGTGCGCAGCTTCTACAATCTCGAGAAGATCTGGTCTGACGGCAGCACGCACGGCCACGCCTGA
- a CDS encoding SDR family NAD(P)-dependent oxidoreductase translates to MAEKDLAGRKAIVTGSATGLGRSIALRLAERGADVIINCTRSIEDGEATVAACNEAGAQAQLVAADVSTEEGARKLADAANAWGRLDILVNNAGITRHARDHADLDALSRADFLDTYAVNVAGPFLVMQACKGLMVNAHEQTGRASTVLNISSIAGVTGIGSSIAYAATKGALNTMTLSLARALAPAIRVNAVCPGFIGTRWFKNEMDGDQYDRLEASVARSTPLNAASGPDDIADSAMFFLTDASRHVTGETLLVDAGTHLGFAPLTAR, encoded by the coding sequence ATGGCCGAGAAGGATCTGGCGGGACGCAAGGCAATCGTAACGGGCTCAGCTACAGGTCTCGGGCGATCCATCGCTCTTCGGCTGGCAGAGCGCGGCGCGGATGTCATCATCAATTGCACGCGGAGCATTGAAGACGGCGAGGCCACTGTCGCCGCCTGCAATGAAGCCGGCGCGCAGGCCCAGCTGGTCGCTGCTGATGTGTCGACCGAAGAGGGCGCGCGCAAACTTGCCGATGCCGCGAATGCCTGGGGCCGGCTGGATATACTGGTCAATAATGCTGGTATTACCCGCCATGCGCGCGACCATGCCGATCTTGATGCACTGAGCCGCGCCGACTTTCTCGATACCTATGCCGTGAACGTGGCCGGCCCCTTCCTCGTGATGCAGGCCTGCAAAGGTTTGATGGTCAACGCCCACGAACAGACAGGCCGCGCCTCAACCGTTCTCAATATTTCATCTATCGCGGGGGTCACGGGCATCGGCTCATCAATTGCCTACGCAGCGACCAAGGGCGCACTCAACACGATGACACTGTCGCTCGCCCGCGCACTTGCGCCGGCGATCCGTGTGAACGCTGTCTGCCCGGGGTTCATCGGCACGCGCTGGTTCAAGAATGAGATGGACGGCGATCAGTATGACCGTCTGGAAGCCAGCGTCGCGCGCTCGACGCCGCTCAATGCGGCCAGCGGACCAGACGATATCGCTGATTCTGCCATGTTTTTCCTGACAGACGCTTCACGCCACGTCACCGGCGAAACGCTGCTTGTCGATGCCGGCACACACCTCGGTTTCGCACCGCTCACCGCGAGATAA
- a CDS encoding division/cell wall cluster transcriptional repressor MraZ, with product MGPRETWLVFVSSYETALDAKGRVSVPASFRAALGGGSRIFVWPAMDGSGCLEGGGDELMAVYRQTLARMAPTDPHRRAFMHAIFTRSADLKMDDTGRITLPASLLEAAGITKKLVFAGAFDRFHIWEPSRFHAFDEKMSQTALDNQSALDEPFQKALEAGNLPDVATSRAGGG from the coding sequence ATGGGTCCAAGGGAAACGTGGCTGGTGTTTGTCTCCTCCTATGAAACGGCGCTCGACGCGAAGGGGCGGGTCTCTGTGCCCGCCTCCTTCCGCGCAGCGCTTGGAGGGGGCTCGCGCATATTCGTCTGGCCGGCCATGGACGGGTCTGGCTGTCTTGAGGGCGGCGGAGACGAGTTGATGGCGGTCTACCGCCAGACGCTGGCGCGCATGGCCCCAACAGATCCGCATCGCCGCGCCTTCATGCATGCGATCTTTACGCGCTCCGCCGACCTTAAAATGGACGATACCGGCCGCATCACATTGCCAGCGAGCCTGCTTGAGGCGGCTGGCATTACCAAAAAGCTCGTCTTTGCGGGCGCGTTCGACCGGTTCCACATCTGGGAGCCGTCGCGCTTTCACGCCTTCGATGAAAAGATGTCCCAGACCGCGCTCGACAATCAGAGCGCTCTGGATGAGCCCTTTCAGAAGGCGCTGGAGGCCGGCAATCTCCCGGACGTTGCGACAAGCCGCGCGGGAGGTGGCTGA